The genomic window TATCCAGATAGGAGCGAACGGTTTTATCCGACAGGCTCATGGCACGCCCCAGTTCCGAGCCGTTCCACGTCTGTCCGTGATAATGGGCCAGCATGGTCCAGAAGCGCCGCATCGCGGCGGCGGGTATTGTGATCCCGAGCTGTGGGATGTCCCGTTCGAGATAGGTCCTGATGAAGCCTTCGCGCCAGGCGATGCTTTCCTCCTCGGAGTCCGCCAGGTAGGAGCGGGGAAACCCGCCTCGCAGCCACAGTGTATTGAGGGAACCGGCTCCCGTCTCGCTGAGGTCGAAGCCCGAGAGTTCGATGAACTGCACCCGGCCCGCCAGGGTCTCGGAAGCATGCTTGATCAAGTCGGGCGATGCGCTTCCCAGGATCAGAAAGCGGGCTTTGCTCTTCGGCCGATCCGCCAGAATCCGCAGGACGTTGAACAGATCGGGCATCTGCTGAATCTCGTCGAGCACGATCAAGCCCTCGAGCGAGCCCAGCATCATCTCGGGATTCTGCAGGCGGCGCCTGTCCGCTTGGGATTCGAGATCGAAATGAACGGACGACCGCTGAGACGCCTCAAACATCCGGGCGAGGGTGGTCTTTCCGCACTGCCGGGGACCGATCAGGGCCGTGACGGGGGACCTTCCCACCGCGCCGGCCATCTGCTCGAGGTATGAGGGTCTTTTGATCATGCACAAATACTACCATGAATATTCGGAATGTCAATCCGAATTATCAATGTATTCCTGAGGCCCGTCCTGTGGATGCCCTTTGCGCCCCTGCAGCCCTTGAACCCATGAACCCGTCTTGAATCGAAGCGGGACCCTGCCGCGTTGTCTTCTCTTATTCGCCTTTTCCCTGCACCCCATGCATCAAAATCTGTTGATAACCGTCATGAATTCTGCTATTCAGAGCAGCAAAAAACAGGGTACTTCGCTGCCATGACGAAGCATGAACCAGGAAGCCCGGTTCGATCCCCATCGAGCCGGGCATTTTTATTTAAATTTCAATAACATGGATCTATCCCCCGGGAAGCGGAGGCAGCCCCGGAAAGGGGCCTGACCGGCAGGGAATTTGCAAGGCATTGACCCGGGGTGCTGTAAGGCAAGCGAAGGCCCCTTGATCATTTCCGCGCACGCGGGAATCCACGCACAACCCTTACCACACCTGAAGACGAAACAGGCCGCCCCCACCCGGCGCACCGGCTTGTTTGACGGGATACCGGACCGGGCCACAGGTGCGCCCGGCCCGCTCGATTATCAGATTGAGGCGGCAAAAGGCGGAGTGGACAGACGCCCCCCCCCCTTATTCCCCTCTCCCCCGGCAAGAGAGGCACCTAAAAATTTCCCTCTCCCCCGGCGGGAGAGGCAACACCATGTTCCCCTCTCCCCCGGCGGGAGAGGGCAAGGGTGAGGGGGGATTACTCCCGCCCCTCGCGCCGTCACAACGGCATTCGAGCACCGTCTCCGACTGAAGAGAGAGGGTAAGCGTCACCCATGGCCACCATGATCCCCAGCGGCGTGGATCAGTTCACCACCGACGGCGAGCGGCAGTTCTACCGCTTCCTCGAGCGCGTCGCCCGGCCCGACAGCCGCTACCTCTCCTGGTACCTCCCCGACATCCGGGGCAAGGAGCCCGACTTCCTGCTGTTCTCCGACGAGGTGGGCCTCGTCATCTTCGAGGTTAAGGACTGGAGCCTCGAGCAGATCCGCGAGGCCGGCCCCCAGTACTTCGTCCTCGACATGGGAGGCAAGACCGAGAAGCGCCGCAACCCCTTCCAGCAGGCAAGGGACTACTTCGCCGACGTCATGAACCGCATCAAAGAGGACGGCTTTCTCCTCTCCTCCGACCCCCGCTTTGCGGGCAAGGTCAAGATCCCCGTCAACTGCGGCGTCGTCTTCCCCAACATCAACAAGTACGAGTACCGCGAAAAGGGCCTAGACCGCGTCATTGACCCCGAGAAGATCTTCTTCTGGGACGACCTGCACCCCCAGTCGGACCACTGGGCCGACCCCTCGGGCCGGTGCTTCCTCGATGCCCTCAAGAAGATGTTCGTCCCCCAATTCAGCTTCCGCGTCACGGGAAAAGAGCTCGAGCGCCTCAAGGCCCTCCTTTTCCCCGTCGTGCGCATCGAGCTGCCCCCACGGGACAAAAAAGACAAACTGGAGGAGGACAAGCGCCGCCTCCGTGTCCTCGACCACAACCAAGAGGCCCTGGCCCGCAAGATCGAGGGCGGCCACCGCATCCTCACGGGCCCCTCGGGCTGCGGCAAGACCCTCGTCCTCGTCCACCGGGCAGCCCTTCTCAAGCACTACAACCCCGAGATCCGGAACATCCTCTTTGTCTGCTACAACATCACCCTCGTCAACTACATCAAGCGCCTCCTTGCCGACAAGAAGGTCCCCCTGGGAGCAGGCGGCGTCGAGGTCATGCACTTCTTCGAGCTCTGCTCGAGAATCCTCGGTGAAAAGGTCGATTACGAGAAGCAGGACCAGGCTTACTACGACACGGTCGTGCAGCTCGCGCTCGAAAAGGCGCAAGCCGGCAACATGCAATACGACGCCGTCCTCATCGACGAGGGCCAGGACTTCAGCGACGACATGTTCAGGGTTGCAACGAGCCTTCTGAACAAAAAGACCGACAACCTCATGATCGCCCTCGACGACAACCAGAACATCTACCGCAGCGGCCAGGCGTGGAAGAACCTCGGCATCCGGGCCCAAGGGAGGGTCCACAGGCTCAACCACGTCTACCGCAACACCATAGAGATCGCCAGCTTTGCCGCCCGGTTCATGAGCGAAAGCAGCCCAGTCCCTGTGTCATCCCGTGCAGGCGAAGCGGGACACGAAGTCCATACCGGTAGCCAGCCCGAGCTCTTCCCTGACTTCTTCGACTACCACGGCCCGCAGCCCGAGATAAAGCAGCTGCCCGACACAAAGGCCATCGTCGACTACGTGGCAACTAAAATCAAGGCACTCACCGACGAGGGCATGCCTCTCTCTGAGATCGCCGTCCTGTACACCGTCAAGCAGCCCTACGACGGCACAACAAAGCCCATCCCGGAACTCGTCGGCCATGCCCTCGAACAAAAGGGCATCCTCTCCAACTGGGTCTCCGAGGACTACAGAGCCAAGAAGACCTACGACATCACCACAAACAACGTCACCATCTCCACCATCCAGAGCGCCAAAGGGCTGGACTATGCCTGCGTGTTCCTGCTGGGGCTGGACTCGCCGAAAATCGCGGATTGGTCGGCAGAGGTGGCAAAGAACCTCACCTATGTGGCCGTCACAAGGGCGAGGGAGCGGCTGCACATCCCATTTTGCATCAAGACGGTATTGATTGGACGAATCGAGAGCGCATTATGAAATTCATCCACGCCGCCGACATCCACCTCGACAGCCCGCTCGTTGGCCTCCAATTCTACGAGGGGCGCCCGTCGTGTCAATCCGGGAACTGGCCGAGAAATATGACGTACCTGTCAGAACGCATCGAAGCTGTCAGGGCTGCCGGATAAATCGGAAAAGCTTAGAGAATTGAGGGAGAGGCAGCGGGACAAGAATTATGTCTACGATGAATAATTGAAGATTTCTGAACCCAGATACGCAAATCTAGAATTTCCGAGCGAGACATCAACACATCAATCTGACTGACAGCGCAGCTGCTCTGCCCTTCTGTCCTTGCGAACTACAGAACCTAATACCACCATATCTATAGCAAAGCGCGTCTCTGAAGCACTGCCGCCCGCCGAAACTTACGAATGCAATAAAGACGATGTTGTTGACAAATTTATGCGTTAATTTTAGATGAAATCCGGGAGGAGAGTCTGCGTCGTATTGGAAATAACATTCTGTTTTCCTGAGGGGAACATTGAAGATATCTAAGGAACCATAAAGCCCGAGCGGAAGCATCTCTTGGTCGGTCTTTTTTATCTGATGTCAAACGAATCTATTGAAGAACCATAATGGTGTTGAAGACTATCCTTGAGTAAGTAGGGCCTAATCAAAAGTTATGTCAAATGAGCAAGCTATATGAGTATCGATGATCTCACACTCAAATATTATTCTCAGAATGCTGCAAAAGTAGCTGAGCGATACAACAATGTTGACAGCGGTCTGCCAGCTTATTTCCGGCGGACTCTTCAAATCGGTGCTCGCATTTTGGATATAGGTGCCGGCTCAGGCCGGGACATGTATTATCTGCTTAAGTCAGGATTTGACGTCTATGGTGTGGAACCATGTTATGAACTGAGAGCTTTAGCACTAGCGACATATCCCGATTTAGAAGGGCGATTGGAGACAGGATCATTGCCTGATATCGGCCGACCATACGGAGGCAATTATGATGCTATTGTATGTTCTGCTGTGCTAATGCACGTGCAAAAGGCGGAAATCTTCTCGTCGGCATATGCAATAAGGGAGAATCTCAAGGATAAAGGTCGTCTTTTAATTTCGCTCCCCAGTGGAGTGCCCCCCTGCGGTTAGACAACTGCGGTTAGGGTAACCGGACAGGACTTGGCGTTGTTGAACATTTCTTCAAACTCCACAGGCGGCCGATATCCCAGTGAGGAGTGCAGCCGCTTGCGATTATAAACGTCCTCGATGAAGGAGGGAAGACGATTCTGGACATCGGCCATCGTCCGGTACTCCCAGAGGTAGACCTCCTCGGCCTTCAGGGTCTTGATGAAGCTCTCGGCGGCCGCATTGTCGTAGGGGTTGCCCTTGCGGGCCATGCTGATTCGGAAGCCGTTGGCAAGCAACTCCTCCACGTAGTCTCGGGAGGCATACTGGACCCCGCGATCCGAGTGATGGATGATTCCTGCCGGGGGTCTGCGACGCGCCAGGGCCATCCGGAGGGCCTCCAGGCACAGGGTTGTGTCGATATTGCGCGAGAGCGCATAGCCCACGACCCTGCGGGCAAAGAGATCCAGGATGACCGCCAGATAGACAAAGCCGCTCAGGATGGCAATGTAGGTGATGTCGGCCACCCAGAGCTGGTTGGGGCCCGTGACCAGCAGGTTCTGCGCGAGGTTGGGATAGACCCGATGGGGATGCTCGCTGTTGGTGGTGCGGACCCAGCGGCGCCTGGGCTTGCGCGTCAATTCCTGTTCGCGCATGACGCGAAGCACCTTCTTGTGGTTGTCCCGGAACCCTCGACGATGCAGCTCCTTGGTCACCCGGCGATACCCGTAGCCGGGGAACTCCTCGATCACGGTCTCGATGCGGGCGATGAGCGCTTTCTCCCCGTCGGGTTGGCTCTTTGTTAATCATCACTGCTATAGAGCCAATACGTGATCGCCGTAATGAGGCCAGTTGGTGATCGCCGCAATGGAGCCGGTTGCTGATCGGCGCAATCGGGCCACTTCATGATCGCCGTAATCGAGCCACCCTGTTGTTGCGGGGAGGCGGGATGAGGGTTGAGAGGGATCTCGGACCGCGGCAGCCACGTTGCTATACTCCCGGTCAATGCCGAAAGCCGGGAGGAGCATGGACATGAGCAACAGGAGGTTCGAGATGTACCAGTACCGAAACGTGATTCACCGCATGCGCATGGGCGAGAGCGACCGCACGATCGCCCTGGCGAAGCTGATGGGCCGCGGCAAGTGCAAGCAGGTCCGCCGGATCGCCGAACAAAACGGCTGGCTGGGCAAGGGGCCGCTGCCCGACGATGAGGCCCTGGCGGCGGCCTTCGAGATCAAGCCGGCGGTCAATCCCACCCATGTATCCCGGTCGCTTCCCTTTACGGATCAGATCCGCCAGTGGGTCGAGCAGGGCGTTCGCATGACGACGATCTACCGGGCCCTGGTCGATCGGTTCGGCTTTCGCGGCAGCTACTCGTCCGTTCGCCGTTTGGTGCTTCGCTTGCGGCTTCGGCAGCCGCAGGCGAGCTGCGTGCTGGAGTTTGAGCCGGGCGAGGCGGCCCAGGTCGACTTCGGCAAGGGGCCCGATATCCGGGACGCCTTCACGGGCTGCGTGCTGAAGACGTGGGTCTTCGTGATGACCCTGTGCTTCAGCCGCCATGTCTACGCCGAGGTCGTCACGGACCAGAGCGTGTCGACCTGGCTTGCCTGTCACCGCCGTGCCTTCGAGTACTTCGGCGGCATCCCCGGCAAGATGATCATCGACAACCTCAAGAGCGCCATAACGCGTGCCTGCTTCCATGACCCGGACGTTCAGCGCTCCTATGCGGAGCTGGCCGAAGGCTACGGGTTTCTGATCTCGCCGTGCCCGCCGGGGGATCCCAAGAAGAAGGGGCGCGTCGAGAGCGGCGTGAAGTACGTCAAGGGCTCCTTCGTCCCCCTGCGCGAGTTTCGATCCCTGGCCGACGCCAACGGGCAGCTTCGGCGATGGTGCCTGGAGACGGCCGGAAACCGCATCCACGGCACGACCCGTCAAAAGCCGCTGAGCCTCTTTGCCGAGGCGGAGAAGGCGATGCTGAAGCCCCTGCCGGCAGTCCCGGTCGAGATCGCCGCCTGGAGCCACGTCAAGGTCCACGGCAACGGCCATGTCCAGTTCGAGAAGGCGTACTACTCGGTGCCGTTTCAGCTCATCGGCCGCGAACTGTGGCTCAAGGCCACAGACACCACGGTCAAGCTCTATCACGCCCTGGCGCTCGTGGCCTGCCATGCGCGGCTTCACCGGCCCGGCCAGCGATCCACGGTCGATGACCACATGCCGCCCGAGGCCCTGGCGTACAAGCTTCGGGACCCCCAGTGGTGCCTTCGACAGGCCGAGGCGATCGGGCCCGCGTGCCGTGAGCTCATCGAGCGGCTCTTCAGCAGCCGCGTCCTGGACAATCTCCGCGCCGCCCAGGGCATCGTCGCCCTGGGGAAGCCCTACGGGGCTGCGCGGCTGGAGAGCGCCTGCCGACGGGCGCTGCACTTCGACAATCCCCGGTATCGAACCGTCAAGGAGATCCTGAAGCAGGGCCTGGATCAGGCGCCGGTGGAGGCGGCCCCACCGCCGCTCTCCACGGTCTACACCCTGCAGGGCCGGTTCCTGCGCGGTGCCGGCGAGCAGCCGCTGCATTGAGGAGGTGAGCGCCATGAACCCCATGCCCGAGCTCATCCCCCTGCTCAAGCAGCTTCGCCTCTCCGGGATCCTGGACTCCATCGAGGCCCGTAACCGGCAGGCCATCGAGGAGAAGTTCTCCTACATGGACTTCCTGGCCACGATCATCCAGGACGAGATCGCCCGCAGGAGCCAGAAACGCCTCGCTTCGGCCATCCGCCGGGCCAACTTCCGCAACCAGAAGACCCTCGAGGAGTTTGACTTCACTTTTAATGCCTCGATCAACCGCGCCCTCATCCTCGAGCTGGCCTCCTGCCGGTTCATGGACGAGAAGGTCAGCGTCATCGTCGTCGGCCCCTGCGGCACCGGCAAGAGCCACATCGCCCAGGCCCTGGGCCACTGCGCGATCCGCGCCGGCCATGACGTCCTGTTCACGAGCGCCGCCCGGATGCTGGCCCAGCTCCATGCCGCCCGGGCCGCAAACGGCTACGACCGGCTCCTGGCCCGATTGACCTCGATCGATCTCTTGATCATCGACGACTTCGGACTCAAGCCCCTCAAGGGCCCCCAGGACGAGGACTTCCACGATGTCATCTCCGAGCGCTACGAGCGCAAAAGCACGCTCGTGACCTCAAACCTCGACATCCCGGAATGGCCCGATGCGTTTCCGAACCGCATCCTGGGCGCCGCCACCATCGACCGGCTCCGTCACGGCGCCTACAAGGTCGTCCTCGACGGAAAGAGCTATCGTGACGCACGGGCGCAGCCCAAAACGGCCGTTCCAGCTGTCAAAGAGCACAAATCCATCTCCCGAAAGGAGGTGAAATCGGCGGAATGAATGAGGGGTCCGAACCCCCTTTGTAACCCTCTGTCACTGGCTTCATTACGGCGAATATCGGTGGCTCGATTAAGGCGATGATTGACACTCTTTGACTGATGGTAGTACGTGCTGCGGGGCAGGTTCATCAGCTCGCACCCCCTTTCGATGCTTTCGACGAGGGCACGATGCTCAGCGATGAACCGCCGCTTCTCTTCGGCGGTGCGAGGCTTCGCTGCACGGCTTTTTTTAAAAACTCGTTCTCCAGGGTGAGCCGGCCCACCAGCTGCTCGAGCTGACGGACGCGCTCCTCCAGGGCCGCTTCGTGACTGGGAGGGTTATCAAAGCGCCCCTTGGTGTACTGATCCTTCCAGTGATACAGCAGCCCCGACGAGATCTCGTGACGGCGCATCAGCTGCGCCGCCGTGCTGACCCCGCTCAGGTACTCTTCGATCACCTGACGCTTGACTCGTTGCTGAAGGTTCTGCGTGGCTTCATGGCAAGATCCTTTCTCCCCCTCGTGGGGATCGGGGGTCCTGCCCGGTACTCTAACACATTTTGTCCAACTC from Syntrophaceae bacterium includes these protein-coding regions:
- a CDS encoding ATP-binding protein; translated protein: MIKRPSYLEQMAGAVGRSPVTALIGPRQCGKTTLARMFEASQRSSVHFDLESQADRRRLQNPEMMLGSLEGLIVLDEIQQMPDLFNVLRILADRPKSKARFLILGSASPDLIKHASETLAGRVQFIELSGFDLSETGAGSLNTLWLRGGFPRSYLADSEEESIAWREGFIRTYLERDIPQLGITIPAAAMRRFWTMLAHYHGQTWNGSELGRAMSLSDKTVRSYLDILTGTFMVRQLQPWYENIKKRQVKAPKVYLRDSGILHSLLSIADRHTLAGHPKVGASWEGMALEQALQLLRPSQAYFWATHSGAELDLLFFHRGRRYGMEFKFTEAPAMTKSMGHAARDLGLEHLWVVYPGEHRYPVEKNISACPLKALPALRDELSKTPKP
- a CDS encoding AAA family ATPase — translated: MATMIPSGVDQFTTDGERQFYRFLERVARPDSRYLSWYLPDIRGKEPDFLLFSDEVGLVIFEVKDWSLEQIREAGPQYFVLDMGGKTEKRRNPFQQARDYFADVMNRIKEDGFLLSSDPRFAGKVKIPVNCGVVFPNINKYEYREKGLDRVIDPEKIFFWDDLHPQSDHWADPSGRCFLDALKKMFVPQFSFRVTGKELERLKALLFPVVRIELPPRDKKDKLEEDKRRLRVLDHNQEALARKIEGGHRILTGPSGCGKTLVLVHRAALLKHYNPEIRNILFVCYNITLVNYIKRLLADKKVPLGAGGVEVMHFFELCSRILGEKVDYEKQDQAYYDTVVQLALEKAQAGNMQYDAVLIDEGQDFSDDMFRVATSLLNKKTDNLMIALDDNQNIYRSGQAWKNLGIRAQGRVHRLNHVYRNTIEIASFAARFMSESSPVPVSSRAGEAGHEVHTGSQPELFPDFFDYHGPQPEIKQLPDTKAIVDYVATKIKALTDEGMPLSEIAVLYTVKQPYDGTTKPIPELVGHALEQKGILSNWVSEDYRAKKTYDITTNNVTISTIQSAKGLDYACVFLLGLDSPKIADWSAEVAKNLTYVAVTRARERLHIPFCIKTVLIGRIESAL
- a CDS encoding class I SAM-dependent methyltransferase translates to MSIDDLTLKYYSQNAAKVAERYNNVDSGLPAYFRRTLQIGARILDIGAGSGRDMYYLLKSGFDVYGVEPCYELRALALATYPDLEGRLETGSLPDIGRPYGGNYDAIVCSAVLMHVQKAEIFSSAYAIRENLKDKGRLLISLPSGVPPCG
- a CDS encoding IS3 family transposase is translated as MIEEFPGYGYRRVTKELHRRGFRDNHKKVLRVMREQELTRKPRRRWVRTTNSEHPHRVYPNLAQNLLVTGPNQLWVADITYIAILSGFVYLAVILDLFARRVVGYALSRNIDTTLCLEALRMALARRRPPAGIIHHSDRGVQYASRDYVEELLANGFRISMARKGNPYDNAAAESFIKTLKAEEVYLWEYRTMADVQNRLPSFIEDVYNRKRLHSSLGYRPPVEFEEMFNNAKSCPVTLTAVV
- a CDS encoding IS21 family transposase, with the protein product MYQYRNVIHRMRMGESDRTIALAKLMGRGKCKQVRRIAEQNGWLGKGPLPDDEALAAAFEIKPAVNPTHVSRSLPFTDQIRQWVEQGVRMTTIYRALVDRFGFRGSYSSVRRLVLRLRLRQPQASCVLEFEPGEAAQVDFGKGPDIRDAFTGCVLKTWVFVMTLCFSRHVYAEVVTDQSVSTWLACHRRAFEYFGGIPGKMIIDNLKSAITRACFHDPDVQRSYAELAEGYGFLISPCPPGDPKKKGRVESGVKYVKGSFVPLREFRSLADANGQLRRWCLETAGNRIHGTTRQKPLSLFAEAEKAMLKPLPAVPVEIAAWSHVKVHGNGHVQFEKAYYSVPFQLIGRELWLKATDTTVKLYHALALVACHARLHRPGQRSTVDDHMPPEALAYKLRDPQWCLRQAEAIGPACRELIERLFSSRVLDNLRAAQGIVALGKPYGAARLESACRRALHFDNPRYRTVKEILKQGLDQAPVEAAPPPLSTVYTLQGRFLRGAGEQPLH
- a CDS encoding ATP-binding protein → MNPMPELIPLLKQLRLSGILDSIEARNRQAIEEKFSYMDFLATIIQDEIARRSQKRLASAIRRANFRNQKTLEEFDFTFNASINRALILELASCRFMDEKVSVIVVGPCGTGKSHIAQALGHCAIRAGHDVLFTSAARMLAQLHAARAANGYDRLLARLTSIDLLIIDDFGLKPLKGPQDEDFHDVISERYERKSTLVTSNLDIPEWPDAFPNRILGAATIDRLRHGAYKVVLDGKSYRDARAQPKTAVPAVKEHKSISRKEVKSAE
- a CDS encoding transposase: MIEEYLSGVSTAAQLMRRHEISSGLLYHWKDQYTKGRFDNPPSHEAALEERVRQLEQLVGRLTLENEFLKKAVQRSLAPPKRSGGSSLSIVPSSKASKGGAS